In the Cryptosporangium aurantiacum genome, TCCTGCACCTCACCGGCAGCGCCGCGGCGCTCGGGCTGGTCACCGCGATCCAGTTCGCGCCGACGCTGCTGCTCTCGCCGCTGACCGGCCGGGTTCTCGACCGCGTCGACGTCCGCCGCCTGCTGATCACCACCGCGAGCGCGAGCGCGACCACCGCCCTGGTCCTCGCGGCGCTCGCCGCGGCCGGCCGGGCGCCGCTCTGGGCGATCGGGATCGCGGTCGGGTTGTTCGGCGTCGCGCAGGCGTTCGACCGGCCGGGGATCTACACGCTGATCCCCCGCGTCGTGGACGTCGAGGACCGGCCCAGCGCGATCAGCCTGATCACGATGAGCGGAGCCGCCGCCCGGCTCGCCGGACCGGCGCTGGCCGGGGTGCTCTACGCGACGGTCGGGGCGGCCGCGTGTTTCGCCGTCAACGGCGCCTCGTACGTCGTCGTGGTTGCGGCGTTGGTGATCGTGCCGCGCTTGCGCGGGGCGCGCACGGCTCCCCCGGCCCCGCGCGCGAAGGCCGAGCCCGCGGACGGCGGTCTCGGCCTCGGATACGCGTGGCGGCACCGGGATCTGCGGGCCGCGTTACTGGCGAACGTCGCGATCGGCTGTCTCACGTTCAACTTCGGCGTGATGCTTGCGGCGATGGTGACGTTCACCTATCGCGCGGGCTCCAGCACCGTCGGCCTCGCCTACTCCACCGACGCGATCGGAGCGGTGCTCGGCGGGCTGATCGCGGTCGGTGCGGCGGTGACCCGGCGACGCCTGGCGGCGGCCTGCGCCGCGCTCGGCCTCACGATCGGCGCCGCCGGGCT is a window encoding:
- a CDS encoding MFS transporter, which gives rise to MVDESAPTSVAPTRSRLRAMFAGTRALRAPAFRVLFAAQVVSFVGTWSQNLATSLLVLHLTGSAAALGLVTAIQFAPTLLLSPLTGRVLDRVDVRRLLITTASASATTALVLAALAAAGRAPLWAIGIAVGLFGVAQAFDRPGIYTLIPRVVDVEDRPSAISLITMSGAAARLAGPALAGVLYATVGAAACFAVNGASYVVVVAALVIVPRLRGARTAPPAPRAKAEPADGGLGLGYAWRHRDLRAALLANVAIGCLTFNFGVMLAAMVTFTYRAGSSTVGLAYSTDAIGAVLGGLIAVGAAVTRRRLAAACAALGLTIGAAGLAPNLVLFLAVLPVMGVAITLYQSTVTALVQQASDPGMLGRMMSLLTLGWFGTTPVGALVIGWVADAYSARAAMVVAGGTCLVCAFALLTPGCRRGAVGMTPKREGEVT